TTGCCGATTTCGTGAGCTTCGGAAACGCTGACACGCTTGGCCACCACGATATGCAGATCGACCATGGCCCAGCCGGCGGACTGGCGAGTGCGCAGGTCGTGCACGCTTTCCACTCCGGGCACGCCTTCGGCGACGCCGTACATCTGGCGCTGGGCGTCGTCAGGCAGGGCGGTATCCACCAGCTCCCGGGCGGAGTCCCAGAGCAGATCCCAGCCCACTTTACCCACCATCAGCCCGACGATGATGGCGGCCACGGCGTCGACCCAGCCCAGGCCGACCTGGGCGGCGATCATCGCCACCAGCACTACCACCGTGGACAGCGCGTCGCTTCGGGCGTGCCAGGCGTTGGCCTCCAGCAGTTTGGACTGCACGCGTTTGGCCACGCGCATGGTATAGCGGAAAATCCATTCCTTGGACAATAGCGCGACGCCGGCGAGCACAATGGCCCAGAGGCCGGGCGCGGTTACGGTCCGGCCGCTGAGCAAGCGATCCAGGCTCGACCAGGCGATACCTCCGGCAACAAAGATCAGCACGCTGCCCAGCAGCAGAGTGGTTAGCGTCTCGATGCGGCCGTGGCCGTACTGGTGGTCGTGATCCGGCCCCTGGCGGCCGTAGTGAATCGCCGCCAGCACAAAGCCGTTGGTGATCAGATCGGAAAGCGAATGGATGCCGTCGGCGATCAGCGCCGTCGAGCCGACCACAAGGCCCACGATCATCTTGGCCAGGCTCAAAACGCCGTCAAGCCAGGCGCCGACGTGGGTGACGTGCTTGGCTTCGCGGCTTTGCAGATCTTCCTGGGATTCAGCGTGGGAGGTCATGGTGACTCTTTGTCGACGTTGACAGCGGGCGGCGACGATTATAGCGCATCGGCGCCGGTGTAGCAGCCGGGGGCGGACAAGGCGGCGGCAGACGTGTATTCTTGAGCGCCGGTCACAGCATGGCCGTTGGCGCTTGGCGTCCGGCGCTGTTTTGGGCTCACACGTTTCCACCCCCATATTTCTTCCACAGGGGCATGGCGCCCGCTGAATTGTTGACAGGTTCTCCAATGGAGTGGCTACAGGTCATCGTACTTGCCGTCGTGCAGGGGTTTACCGAGTTTTTGCCCGTTTCGAGCTCGGCCCACCTGATACTCATACCGGCGCTGACGCCCTGGGGCGATCAGGGGCTGGCCTTTGACGTCGCCTTGCACCTGGGCAGCCTGCTGGCGGTGATGGTCTACTTTCGCC
This DNA window, taken from Halomonas piscis, encodes the following:
- a CDS encoding cation diffusion facilitator family transporter, which codes for MTSHAESQEDLQSREAKHVTHVGAWLDGVLSLAKMIVGLVVGSTALIADGIHSLSDLITNGFVLAAIHYGRQGPDHDHQYGHGRIETLTTLLLGSVLIFVAGGIAWSSLDRLLSGRTVTAPGLWAIVLAGVALLSKEWIFRYTMRVAKRVQSKLLEANAWHARSDALSTVVVLVAMIAAQVGLGWVDAVAAIIVGLMVGKVGWDLLWDSARELVDTALPDDAQRQMYGVAEGVPGVESVHDLRTRQSAGWAMVDLHIVVAKRVSVSEAHEIGNEVSRRLRHAFPALTDVTFHIDPEDDAGEGDPSRFPGLPLRPDVEATLDARWHAHPVWRTRAELQLHYLGGKVSVSLIVGDDIHQPPQCLASQLKALADDVEWLSHVEVLLVTRATSLPAS